AACTGGGTCAAATTGTATTGGAGCCCATACAAAGAGTGATGCAAATCAGTCATGCCAAAGAAGCTGAGCGACTTGAACAACATTTGCCTTTGTTTGCTTCGGTGGGTTCTATTGCCCCTTACGTCGGTCTATTTGGCACGGTATGGGGAATTATGACTTCTTTCCAAGCATTAGGTCATGCTCAACAAGCCACTATTGCCATGGTGGCTCCTGGTATTTCAGAAGCCTTGGTGGCAACAGCGCTTGGATTATTTACTGCTATCCCCGCGGTTATTGCTTTTAACCGTTATACGGCATGGTCAAATGCTTTGCTGGATAGATATGATCTTTTTCAAGAAGAGCTCATCGCATTAATCACACAGCAAACTTCATCACCTGGAAGAGGATGAATTTCATGATGAAAAAGAAAGGCATACGTACTCGTCCAATTGCTGAAATTAATGTTGTTCCTTACATTGACGTCATGCTGGTTCTTTTGGTTATTTTTATGATCACAGCTCCCATGTTGACGCAAGGGGTCACCGTTGATTTACCTAAAGCAGCGAGTGACACAATTAAGGCGGCTGAACGTGAACCTATTATTGTGTCTGTCGATCGACAAGGCGATTATTTTTTGAATATTAGTTCAACCCCGGACATGCCAATGGCGCCGCAAGCCTTGATGGTGCGTGTTGCTGCCGAATTGGAGTTGGCACGTCAATCAGGAAAACCGATTAATGTTCTGGTTAAGGGTGATCAAGGAGTTCCTTACGGTAAAGTGGTTATTGCAATGAGTCTATTAAAACAAGCTGGCGCTGAACAGGTTGGGCTAATTACTGATTCTTCTGAATTAACTCAGGGGGATATGGCATGATGGCGGAGAAAAGTTATCGTGTGGCGTTTGCCGCTGCCATTATGTTGCATGTTTTGATTGTGATTTTTTTAGTATCAGAACCTAGCAATAAGCACCCTGTTTTAACGCTTGAGGCTAAAAATGAGAATCATCAAATCCAGCAAATGGAACCGCAACCTCAAGAACAGGCCATTAAAGCAGTGAGCGTTGATAATCAGGAAGTCATGGAAACGGTTAACCGTTTAAAGTCCGAACGCTTACGACAGAAACAGGCTGAAGAAAGAAGACAGCGGGCATTGATGCAACAGGCGGAAGTGGCTCGTAAACGTCGTGTTGAAGAACAGCAACGTCTGGAAAAATTAAAAAATGAAGCTGCCAAATTGGCTAAGGCGCGCCAACAGCAACTGGTTGAAGAACAAAAACGCTTGCAACAATTAGCAAAACAAAAGCAAGAAGAAGAGCAACGTCTGGCTGACATGAAAAAGAAACAGCTCCAGCTGCAAAAACAGCAGGAAGAAGAAGCAGCTAAACTGGCTGAATTGAAAAAGAAAAAAGCAGAGGAAGAAGCCCGGGAGCAAAAGGCGCGTGAAGCGCAAGCCAAAGCCGAGCAAGAAAGAAAAAGACAGGCTGAGATAGAACAAGCAGCACGAGATGCGGAAAAAAATGCCCGGATTGCCGGAGAGGTGGATAAATATAAGGCATTAATCATTAATGCCATTAGTCGTCAATGGATATTGCCTGAGAATGTCGATAACCAATTATCCAGCAAGTTCCGTATTCGACTTGCTCCCAATGGTGCTGTTCTTGAAGTTAGTCTGATTCGCAGTAGCGGGGATCCTATTCTTGACCGCTCAGCCCAGTCAGCCATTTATAAAGCATCTCCACTGCCCGTGCCAAGTGATCCGGATGCATTTAATATGTTTCGTGATATAAGTTTAACCGTACGTCCCGAAAACGTCAGGGGGTAATTTGTGATGAATCGATTTATAGCCATTCTGTTTTTATTGTTTACTAAAATGGCTTTTTCGCTCGATCTGGAGTTAACGCAAGGCATTAATGCCGCATTGCCTATTGGCATTAATACCTTTAATGGTGGGCAAGCTGGACAAATGCTCAATGGCATTATTGAAAATGATCTGCGTTTTTCCGGCCAATTTAAAATCATTCCCGAAATTCAGCCTGGTTCTGATGTGAATACTTGGCGCCAAGGTGGGGCTGATAGTGTGTTATCAGGACAAGTAACGCAAATTGGGTTTAATCGTTATGATGTTCACTTTGAATTATTGGATGCAGCGGCGCACGGTCGCTTGCTGTTAGCAAAGAGCTTTCAAATCAATGCCAATGAGTTAAGAGCACTGGCACATCATATAAGCGATGAAGTCTATCAAAAATTAACCGGGGAACGTGGCGTATTTTCTACTCGAATTGCTTATATTTTAGTTCAACGCGACCAGGGAAGACAAAAATATTCTTTGGAAGTAGCGGATGTTGACGGCCACAATCCCCAAAGCTTGCTCATTTCAACGGAGCCCATCATGTCCCCAGCCTGGTCTCC
This genomic interval from Legionella oakridgensis ATCC 33761 = DSM 21215 contains the following:
- the tolR gene encoding protein TolR, producing the protein MMKKKGIRTRPIAEINVVPYIDVMLVLLVIFMITAPMLTQGVTVDLPKAASDTIKAAEREPIIVSVDRQGDYFLNISSTPDMPMAPQALMVRVAAELELARQSGKPINVLVKGDQGVPYGKVVIAMSLLKQAGAEQVGLITDSSELTQGDMA
- the tolQ gene encoding protein TolQ gives rise to the protein MANANVLGYFFQAGLVVKTVMLILLAASIVSWTLIIQRAWFFRRIKQHYETFSKRFWESGDLSKLYAELDSNSTDRYGLAAIFHSGFKEFLRIRKLGQIVLEPIQRVMQISHAKEAERLEQHLPLFASVGSIAPYVGLFGTVWGIMTSFQALGHAQQATIAMVAPGISEALVATALGLFTAIPAVIAFNRYTAWSNALLDRYDLFQEELIALITQQTSSPGRG
- the tolA gene encoding cell envelope integrity protein TolA, which codes for MMAEKSYRVAFAAAIMLHVLIVIFLVSEPSNKHPVLTLEAKNENHQIQQMEPQPQEQAIKAVSVDNQEVMETVNRLKSERLRQKQAEERRQRALMQQAEVARKRRVEEQQRLEKLKNEAAKLAKARQQQLVEEQKRLQQLAKQKQEEEQRLADMKKKQLQLQKQQEEEAAKLAELKKKKAEEEAREQKAREAQAKAEQERKRQAEIEQAARDAEKNARIAGEVDKYKALIINAISRQWILPENVDNQLSSKFRIRLAPNGAVLEVSLIRSSGDPILDRSAQSAIYKASPLPVPSDPDAFNMFRDISLTVRPENVRG